One window from the genome of Phycisphaerales bacterium encodes:
- a CDS encoding MBL fold metallo-hydrolase → MFMRLIYDDKLAQAAYLIGCQRTGEAIVIDPQRDVDRYLEVARENNLRITAVAETHIHADFVSGAREMAERVGATVYVSGEGGDDWQSTWARAYNHVALRDGETFRIGNIEFRAVHTPGHTPEHMVYVVTDTGSGASEPIGVCTGDFVFVGDLGRPDLLETAAGQVGAREPGARQLFSSAKWLPSLPEFVQVWPGHGAGSACGKALGAVPMSTVGYETRFNAPLRSAIGPDADERRFVDLILEGQPEPPLYFARMKRINRDGPPVLGEPTPVRRALVADVAELDPHQIAIVDTRPWPAFRDGHLAGSMSFPVQASFTTDVGSMVREDEDIYVIAAAEDLPEILRDLTRVGLDRVRGWLDPEDVASQDNLVKVREVEPSEAADLIAEASVSVLDVRRATEYDAGHIKGAQNIAHTRLASRLDELPTNGTLLVHCQAGVRSARACGYLQRLGFDVVNLKGGFAAWQEDQARIARTSTDR, encoded by the coding sequence ATGTTCATGCGGTTGATCTACGACGACAAGCTGGCCCAGGCGGCCTATCTGATCGGCTGCCAGCGGACCGGCGAGGCCATCGTCATCGATCCGCAGCGCGACGTCGATCGGTACCTCGAGGTGGCGCGCGAGAACAACCTCCGCATCACGGCCGTCGCCGAGACCCACATCCATGCCGACTTCGTGAGCGGCGCCCGCGAGATGGCCGAGCGCGTCGGCGCCACGGTGTACGTCTCGGGCGAGGGCGGCGACGACTGGCAGAGCACCTGGGCCCGCGCGTACAACCACGTGGCGCTCCGCGACGGCGAGACCTTCCGCATCGGCAACATCGAGTTCCGGGCCGTCCACACGCCGGGCCACACGCCCGAGCACATGGTGTACGTCGTGACCGACACCGGCTCGGGCGCGAGCGAGCCCATCGGCGTGTGCACGGGCGACTTCGTGTTCGTGGGCGACCTGGGCAGGCCAGACCTCCTCGAAACCGCCGCCGGCCAGGTCGGCGCCCGCGAGCCCGGGGCACGCCAGCTCTTCTCGAGCGCCAAGTGGCTGCCCAGCCTGCCCGAATTCGTCCAGGTCTGGCCCGGCCACGGCGCGGGCAGCGCCTGCGGCAAGGCGCTCGGGGCCGTGCCCATGAGCACCGTCGGCTACGAGACGAGGTTCAATGCGCCGCTGCGCTCGGCCATCGGCCCCGACGCAGACGAGCGCCGGTTCGTCGATCTCATCCTCGAGGGCCAGCCCGAGCCCCCGCTGTACTTTGCCAGGATGAAGCGCATCAACCGCGACGGACCGCCGGTGCTGGGCGAGCCCACGCCGGTTCGCCGGGCGCTCGTCGCGGACGTCGCCGAGCTCGACCCGCACCAGATTGCCATCGTCGATACGAGGCCGTGGCCTGCGTTCCGCGACGGACACCTCGCGGGGTCCATGAGCTTCCCGGTCCAGGCCTCGTTCACCACCGACGTCGGCTCGATGGTGCGCGAGGACGAGGACATCTACGTCATTGCGGCCGCTGAGGACCTGCCCGAGATCCTGCGCGACCTCACCCGGGTCGGCCTCGACCGCGTACGCGGATGGCTCGACCCGGAGGACGTCGCCTCGCAAGACAACCTCGTGAAGGTCCGCGAAGTCGAGCCGAGCGAGGCCGCCGATCTCATAGCCGAAGCGAGCGTGTCGGTGCTCGACGTACGCCGCGCGACCGAGTACGACGCGGGCCACATCAAGGGGGCGCAGAACATCGCCCACACGCGGCTGGCCTCGCGGCTCGATGAACTGCCAACCAACGGAACGCTGCTGGTCCACTGCCAGGCGGGGGTCCGCTCCGCCAGGGCCTGCGGCTATCTCCAGCGTCTCGGGTTCGACGTCGTGAATCTGAAGGGCGGCTTCGCGGCCTGGCAAGAGGACCAGGCACGCATCGCCCGAACGTCTACGGATCGATAG
- the surE gene encoding 5'/3'-nucleotidase SurE, translating to MRILLTNDDGIRAPGIVALYDALMDTIPGHEGTLGGPVSIAGTPVETIYTVAPATVQSATSHGVTFHEPLMVEPSRIRGRMTGTAVDGRPADCVKLALSEIWPGQFGKGSRPDLVISGMNAGANCGINVIYSGTVAAAIEAAFLGIPSIAVSLHLGRASTRFDVGAIHARRAIETLLAGGLPSPHEVLNMNVPRCEDPIEDTPEAREKASRQRTSAGLPTNFDQSDTRVTRQGHDATVHKADPDERLPIVACPMNTYGHVDRFEGRVSPGGRAYYWAAAGGMDFQDTESGTDVDWLFRRAVTVTPLRYDLTDTPALDRWGQAAGSTATPADA from the coding sequence ATGAGGATCCTGCTCACCAACGACGACGGCATCCGGGCCCCCGGCATCGTGGCCCTCTACGACGCGCTGATGGACACCATCCCGGGCCACGAGGGCACGCTGGGCGGGCCCGTCTCGATCGCCGGCACGCCCGTCGAGACGATCTACACGGTGGCCCCGGCGACCGTCCAGAGCGCCACGAGCCATGGCGTGACCTTCCACGAGCCGCTCATGGTCGAGCCCAGCCGCATCCGCGGGCGCATGACCGGGACGGCGGTCGATGGCCGGCCCGCCGACTGCGTGAAGCTGGCGCTGAGCGAGATCTGGCCCGGGCAGTTCGGCAAGGGCTCGAGGCCCGACCTGGTCATCAGCGGCATGAACGCCGGGGCGAATTGCGGCATTAACGTCATCTACTCCGGCACCGTCGCCGCGGCGATCGAGGCGGCGTTCCTGGGCATCCCGTCGATCGCGGTCAGCCTGCACCTGGGCCGTGCATCGACGCGCTTCGACGTCGGCGCCATCCACGCGCGCCGGGCCATCGAGACGCTGCTCGCGGGCGGGCTCCCGAGCCCCCACGAAGTGCTCAACATGAACGTGCCGCGCTGCGAGGATCCGATCGAGGACACGCCCGAGGCGCGCGAGAAGGCCAGCCGCCAGCGCACGAGCGCGGGCCTGCCGACGAACTTCGACCAGTCCGACACGCGCGTCACCCGCCAGGGACACGACGCGACCGTGCACAAGGCCGATCCCGACGAACGCCTGCCGATCGTCGCGTGCCCGATGAACACCTACGGCCACGTCGACCGCTTCGAGGGCCGCGTGAGCCCGGGCGGTCGGGCCTACTACTGGGCGGCCGCGGGCGGCATGGACTTCCAGGACACCGAGAGCGGCACCGACGTCGACTGGCTGTTCCGCCGGGCGGTCACCGTCACGCCCCTGCGCTACGACCTGACCGATACGCCCGCCCTCGACCGGTGGGGCCAGGCCGCCGGCTCGACGGCCACGCCGGCCGACGCCTGA
- a CDS encoding RNHCP domain-containing protein: MPRAHRTGGERASRRADESHDRDDHPPRARGSHHGRRNESDGFTCICCRARVSGRAWGTKQRNHCPACLHSKHVDDQPGDRASACGGAMEPIAVAVRSSGEDAGEWVLVHRCNRCGVLRVNRIAGDDSERALLALALRPLARPAFPIDDPRDA; this comes from the coding sequence ATGCCACGAGCACACCGCACCGGCGGCGAACGCGCCAGCCGTAGGGCTGATGAAAGCCACGACCGCGACGACCACCCGCCTCGCGCCCGCGGCAGCCACCACGGCCGCCGGAACGAATCGGACGGATTCACCTGCATCTGCTGCAGGGCCCGCGTGAGCGGCCGAGCCTGGGGCACGAAGCAGCGCAACCACTGCCCGGCCTGCCTGCACAGCAAGCACGTCGACGACCAGCCCGGCGACCGCGCGAGCGCGTGCGGCGGCGCGATGGAGCCCATCGCCGTCGCCGTGCGATCGAGTGGCGAGGACGCCGGCGAGTGGGTGCTTGTGCACCGCTGCAACCGCTGCGGCGTGCTGCGCGTCAACCGCATCGCCGGCGACGACAGCGAACGCGCCCTGCTCGCGCTGGCCCTGAGACCGCTCGCGCGGCCGGCGTTCCCGATCGATGACCCGAGGGACGCTTAG
- a CDS encoding GC-type dockerin domain-anchored protein, which yields MVPPDISFGAGFGRSFDVDGGRLIVGATSADYAVPGAGGAYIYEEIDGRWQETWRFFPPSPGFGREFGATVALHGDVALIEQDFDAYVFEKDGGEWVLRDRLVPPDAPGGVRAFGATMVLTEHWAFIGAPLDDMIAGNVGSIYVYQRDGADLTFTQKIVPPDAGVNRPRLGSSLASDGRTLLAGGPIADGEYDGEGAVYAYRFDGERWALTQTIGHAQPEARDRLGFGLSLSGDLMTVGAVGELAAYAFQEDADGVWRQVARFPEAGPGGGGRFGAATATDGDRVIVGAPDGFSGGFATGVAHAYDLGCILCPADLDADGALTIFDFLAFFNLFQDGDPLADFDGDGELTIFDFLAFQDAFDAGCD from the coding sequence GTGGTGCCACCAGACATCTCGTTTGGAGCTGGATTTGGTCGATCGTTTGATGTAGATGGAGGGCGGCTCATCGTTGGAGCGACGAGCGCCGATTACGCGGTCCCGGGCGCGGGCGGCGCATACATCTATGAGGAAATCGACGGACGGTGGCAGGAGACGTGGCGGTTCTTTCCGCCGTCGCCTGGGTTTGGTCGTGAGTTCGGTGCCACGGTCGCCCTCCACGGCGACGTGGCGCTCATCGAGCAGGACTTCGATGCGTACGTGTTCGAGAAGGACGGCGGCGAGTGGGTGCTGCGGGATCGACTGGTGCCGCCGGATGCCCCCGGGGGCGTTCGCGCGTTCGGCGCGACCATGGTCTTGACCGAGCACTGGGCCTTCATCGGGGCGCCGCTCGATGACATGATCGCCGGAAACGTGGGCTCGATCTACGTGTACCAGCGCGACGGCGCCGACTTGACCTTCACCCAGAAGATCGTCCCGCCCGATGCCGGCGTCAACAGGCCCCGGCTGGGAAGCTCGCTGGCCAGCGACGGCCGCACGCTGCTGGCCGGCGGCCCCATCGCCGATGGCGAGTACGACGGCGAGGGCGCCGTGTACGCATACCGATTCGACGGCGAACGGTGGGCGCTCACGCAAACGATCGGGCACGCCCAGCCCGAGGCACGCGATCGTCTCGGCTTCGGGCTGAGCCTGTCTGGCGACCTCATGACGGTTGGTGCGGTGGGCGAACTCGCGGCGTATGCCTTCCAGGAAGACGCCGACGGCGTGTGGCGGCAGGTCGCCCGCTTCCCCGAAGCCGGGCCCGGCGGCGGCGGACGATTCGGAGCCGCCACGGCAACCGACGGCGACCGGGTGATCGTCGGTGCCCCCGACGGGTTCTCCGGCGGCTTCGCCACCGGCGTCGCCCACGCCTACGACCTCGGCTGCATCCTCTGCCCCGCCGACCTCGACGCCGACGGCGCCCTCACCATCTTCGACTTCCTCGCCTTCTTCAACCTCTTCCAGGACGGCGACCCCCTCGCCGACTTCGACGGGGATGGGGAGTTGACGATCTTCGACTTTCTGGCGTTCCAGGATGCGTTCGACGCCGGCTGCGACTAA
- a CDS encoding GC-type dockerin domain-anchored protein — protein MSMKRASVFSGSNRSALAAAIAAGATWQAASGQSAFVPLGDLAGGQVVSSASGVSSFDLAGGDVANLVVSGNAEGANGPEAFRWTQAGGIEGLGDLGGSFFFSSAAGISTDGTTIIGGASAPGGIVAMRWRAATGMESLGDLPGGPFQSEAGGVSADGDAVVGASRSISGPLGDEAFLWTPSGGMAGLGRLSPGTSTLATAISGDATIVAGYGSPDGQRGQPFRWSEAEGLQQLPVPPGSLVTGEAQGMSLDGSIIVGWVRTADGQSAVRWTEGGLEILATATEFEGDRIFARSVSEDGGVIVGWAQDGADLRPFIWTEADGMRPLQDVLVDDFGLDLTGWTLTLALDASVHADTGRVVVVGAGVNPDGDTEAYLAVLDPAPPCAVDFDGDGEVTIFDFLAFTNLFQDGDLRADFDGDGVLTIFDFLRYFDAFDIGCP, from the coding sequence ATGTCGATGAAGCGCGCCAGCGTCTTTTCTGGATCCAACCGTTCCGCGCTCGCGGCAGCGATCGCCGCCGGGGCGACGTGGCAGGCAGCGAGCGGCCAGTCCGCGTTCGTGCCGCTGGGCGACCTGGCCGGGGGCCAGGTCGTGTCGTCGGCGAGCGGCGTGAGTTCGTTCGACCTGGCGGGCGGCGACGTCGCGAACCTCGTCGTATCGGGCAACGCCGAGGGCGCGAACGGTCCCGAAGCGTTCCGCTGGACGCAGGCCGGGGGCATCGAGGGCCTGGGCGACCTCGGCGGGAGCTTTTTCTTCAGCAGCGCGGCGGGCATCAGCACCGATGGCACGACCATCATCGGTGGCGCGTCGGCGCCCGGCGGCATCGTGGCGATGCGCTGGCGCGCCGCGACTGGCATGGAGTCGCTGGGCGATCTGCCGGGCGGCCCGTTCCAGAGCGAGGCGGGGGGCGTGTCGGCCGACGGCGACGCGGTCGTCGGCGCAAGCCGGTCGATCTCCGGACCGCTGGGCGACGAGGCGTTCCTCTGGACGCCCTCGGGCGGCATGGCCGGGCTCGGGCGGCTGAGCCCGGGTACCTCCACGCTCGCGACCGCCATCAGCGGCGACGCCACGATCGTCGCCGGCTACGGCAGCCCGGACGGCCAGCGGGGCCAGCCGTTCCGCTGGAGCGAGGCCGAGGGCCTCCAGCAGCTCCCCGTGCCGCCCGGGTCGCTCGTCACGGGCGAGGCCCAGGGCATGTCGCTGGATGGATCGATCATCGTCGGCTGGGTGCGCACCGCCGACGGGCAGTCGGCGGTCCGGTGGACCGAGGGCGGCCTGGAGATCCTCGCGACCGCGACCGAGTTCGAGGGCGACCGCATCTTCGCGCGCAGCGTGAGCGAGGACGGCGGCGTCATCGTCGGCTGGGCCCAGGACGGCGCCGACCTGCGCCCGTTCATCTGGACCGAGGCCGACGGCATGCGCCCCCTGCAAGACGTCCTGGTCGATGACTTCGGCCTCGACCTGACCGGCTGGACGCTCACGCTCGCGCTCGACGCCAGCGTGCACGCCGACACGGGCCGCGTCGTCGTCGTCGGCGCGGGCGTGAACCCCGATGGCGACACCGAGGCCTACCTGGCCGTGCTCGACCCGGCCCCGCCCTGCGCGGTCGACTTCGACGGCGACGGCGAGGTAACGATCTTCGACTTCCTGGCGTTCACCAACCTCTTCCAGGACGGCGACCTGCGCGCCGACTTCGACGGCGACGGCGTGCTGACGATCTTCGACTTCCTGCGGTACTTCGACGCGTTCGATATCGGCTGCCCTTAG
- a CDS encoding peroxiredoxin: protein MLAEGSSIPDVTIPPTPGLCDEPTKLADLAAEGPIVLYAYPADNTPMCTRQACAMRDTMGELAAELEGSGLRVVGISPQGRESHERFKKKHELPFPIIADEDKTILKAIDALGLLGMPRRVTYLLGSDGTIAKAMVADLRLGKHRAFLQEVAKA, encoded by the coding sequence GTGCTTGCCGAAGGCTCTTCGATCCCAGACGTCACGATCCCCCCCACGCCCGGGCTCTGCGACGAGCCCACGAAGCTCGCCGACCTCGCGGCCGAGGGCCCGATCGTGCTCTACGCCTATCCGGCCGACAACACGCCCATGTGCACCCGCCAGGCCTGCGCGATGCGCGACACGATGGGCGAGCTGGCCGCCGAGCTCGAGGGCTCGGGCCTGCGCGTCGTCGGCATCAGCCCGCAGGGCCGCGAGAGCCACGAGCGCTTCAAGAAGAAGCACGAGCTGCCCTTCCCCATCATCGCCGACGAAGACAAGACGATCCTCAAGGCCATCGACGCCCTCGGCCTGCTGGGCATGCCGCGGCGCGTGACCTACCTGCTCGGCTCCGACGGCACGATCGCGAAGGCCATGGTCGCCGATCTCCGGCTGGGCAAGCACCGGGCCTTCCTCCAAGAGGTCGCCAAGGCCTGA
- a CDS encoding aminotransferase class I/II-fold pyridoxal phosphate-dependent enzyme, with amino-acid sequence MIASNAVADRLSDFGSTIFAEMTALAVRHKAVNLSQGFPDFEGPAAMLEALGEAAGSGFNQYAPLAGVPELRRGVAKWFNEFGGFEVDPDTWVTATCGCTEAIAASMLGLINPRDGVVVFQPCYDSYQATASMAGATLLPVTLEPDADGRFAFDVDGLREAFEQKPKAVLLNTPHNPTGTVFDEDQLALIAELCVRHDAIAISDEVYDHLVYEGRHHRLAGFEGMAERTITLGSIGKLFSATGWKVGWAVAPPRLGQAVRSAHQFLTFCANAPAQAASAKALLEHLDSTIELRDNMEANRDLLCDALERVGFRVFRPASGYFVMCDHTPVSKRLGIEGPDADVAFCKHLVEQVGVAAIPPGSFYVDRSMGAKYVRFAFCKKRATIKRAIERLEALSE; translated from the coding sequence ATGATCGCCTCCAACGCCGTTGCAGACCGGTTGAGCGACTTCGGCTCGACCATCTTCGCCGAGATGACCGCCCTCGCGGTGCGTCATAAGGCCGTAAACCTGTCCCAGGGCTTCCCCGATTTCGAGGGCCCCGCCGCGATGCTCGAAGCGCTGGGCGAGGCCGCGGGCTCGGGCTTCAACCAGTACGCCCCGCTGGCCGGCGTGCCCGAGCTGCGCCGCGGCGTGGCCAAGTGGTTCAACGAGTTCGGCGGGTTCGAAGTCGACCCCGATACCTGGGTTACCGCAACCTGCGGCTGCACTGAGGCCATCGCCGCGAGCATGCTGGGGCTCATCAATCCGCGTGACGGCGTGGTCGTCTTCCAGCCCTGCTACGACAGCTACCAGGCGACGGCGTCGATGGCCGGCGCCACGCTCCTGCCGGTGACGCTCGAGCCCGACGCCGACGGGCGATTTGCCTTCGATGTAGACGGCTTGCGGGAAGCCTTCGAGCAAAAGCCCAAGGCCGTGCTGCTCAACACGCCGCATAATCCGACGGGCACGGTCTTCGACGAGGACCAGCTTGCGCTCATCGCCGAGCTGTGCGTGCGGCACGACGCCATCGCGATCAGCGACGAGGTCTACGACCACTTGGTGTACGAGGGCCGACACCACCGGCTCGCGGGCTTCGAGGGCATGGCCGAGCGCACGATCACGCTGGGCAGCATCGGCAAGCTGTTCAGCGCGACGGGCTGGAAGGTCGGCTGGGCGGTTGCGCCGCCGCGCTTGGGCCAGGCCGTGCGCAGCGCCCACCAGTTCCTGACGTTCTGCGCCAACGCGCCGGCCCAGGCCGCCTCGGCGAAGGCGTTGCTCGAGCACCTCGACAGCACGATCGAGCTGCGCGACAACATGGAGGCCAACCGCGACCTGCTGTGCGACGCGCTCGAGCGCGTCGGATTCAGGGTCTTCCGGCCGGCGTCGGGCTACTTCGTGATGTGCGACCACACGCCGGTGTCCAAGCGGCTGGGCATCGAGGGGCCCGATGCGGACGTTGCGTTCTGCAAGCACCTGGTCGAGCAGGTCGGCGTCGCGGCCATCCCCCCGGGCTCGTTCTACGTCGATCGGTCGATGGGCGCCAAGTACGTCCGATTCGCGTTCTGCAAGAAGCGTGCGACGATCAAGCGGGCCATCGAGCGGCTCGAGGCGCTCAGCGAATAA
- a CDS encoding sigma-70 family RNA polymerase sigma factor, which yields MAEHASHQSDERDRIAEDRSLLLAFHAGSEPAARELWDRYGGRLRTYARTLTDDGFAEDVVQGVFLGVLRLRRGKVRSVRDPAAWLCTLTRHAALNARRGEARRENRERAAIRDRSETATDSSQSRDRAEVLLERLPQPWREAIVLRHAYGFTLERLADALGVSRSTAADRYSRGLSMARALAEPRSAPVHVHEEQASHAR from the coding sequence ATGGCTGAGCACGCATCACACCAGAGCGACGAGCGCGACCGGATCGCGGAAGATCGGTCGCTCTTGCTTGCGTTCCACGCCGGCAGCGAGCCGGCGGCGCGAGAGCTCTGGGATCGATACGGGGGGCGGCTGCGGACGTACGCCCGAACATTGACAGACGACGGGTTCGCGGAGGACGTTGTCCAGGGCGTCTTCCTCGGCGTGCTGCGGCTCCGCCGCGGGAAGGTTCGATCCGTGCGTGATCCCGCGGCGTGGCTCTGCACGCTCACTCGACACGCCGCTCTCAACGCCAGGCGCGGCGAAGCGCGGCGTGAGAATCGCGAAAGGGCGGCGATCCGCGATCGTTCGGAAACTGCCACGGATTCGTCGCAGAGCCGGGATAGAGCCGAAGTCCTGCTCGAGCGGCTGCCGCAGCCGTGGCGCGAGGCCATCGTGCTGCGTCACGCGTACGGATTCACGCTCGAGCGTCTGGCCGATGCGCTCGGCGTCTCGCGCTCGACTGCCGCCGATCGCTATAGCCGCGGCCTCTCCATGGCGCGTGCATTGGCCGAACCGAGGTCAGCCCCGGTCCACGTTCATGAGGAGCAGGCAAGCCATGCTCGGTGA
- a CDS encoding class I SAM-dependent methyltransferase: MANVARGFYDEPVLYDVLHGAGTAAEVTGLQRLGDRLELDPTGPWLEPASGSGRYLRVAAARGVRIAGFDQSEAMVEYARQGLERFDSALWRVGVGAMESFDAKTLAPDWRFELAFNPINSIRHLQSDAAMLAHLERVRAALRPGGVYAVGLSMSVYGVEQPSEDVWEGARGTLRVKQVVQYTPPRGGRDRFELVHNVLEVTRPSGTQVIPSGYGLRSYDRTQWDTLVSRSGFELIGCADETGESMEPLAEGAPGYAIWLLRRA; this comes from the coding sequence ATGGCGAACGTCGCGCGGGGATTCTACGACGAGCCGGTGCTCTACGACGTGCTGCACGGCGCCGGCACTGCCGCCGAGGTGACCGGGCTGCAACGCCTCGGTGACCGCTTGGAGCTGGACCCGACCGGCCCGTGGCTCGAGCCTGCGAGTGGCAGCGGGCGGTACCTCCGCGTCGCGGCGGCGCGCGGGGTGCGCATCGCGGGCTTCGACCAGAGCGAGGCGATGGTTGAATATGCTCGCCAGGGGCTGGAGCGCTTCGACTCGGCGCTCTGGCGCGTCGGCGTCGGAGCGATGGAGAGCTTCGACGCCAAGACGCTCGCGCCCGACTGGCGCTTCGAGCTGGCCTTCAATCCGATCAACTCGATCCGGCATCTCCAAAGCGACGCGGCCATGCTCGCCCACCTGGAGCGTGTACGGGCGGCACTGCGGCCTGGTGGCGTCTACGCGGTCGGCCTGAGCATGAGCGTCTACGGGGTCGAGCAGCCAAGCGAGGACGTGTGGGAAGGAGCACGGGGCACGCTCCGCGTGAAGCAGGTGGTGCAGTACACACCTCCGCGCGGCGGACGAGACCGCTTCGAACTCGTGCACAACGTGCTCGAGGTCACCCGTCCAAGCGGCACGCAGGTGATCCCCAGCGGCTATGGCTTGCGTAGCTACGACCGAACGCAGTGGGACACGCTCGTCTCGCGATCTGGCTTCGAGCTCATTGGCTGCGCCGACGAAACGGGCGAGTCGATGGAGCCACTGGCGGAGGGTGCACCGGGGTACGCGATCTGGCTACTCCGACGGGCCTGA
- a CDS encoding DUF3467 domain-containing protein → MAENPQQQQVQLRIDESKMQTTYANTIRSSTTNDEVVLDFGMNLPMQGNDGKPVLNFSVGSRIVTNWAGAKRLAISMGQMVRQYEERNGEIQINRGQPQPGAEGGDGPRLSE, encoded by the coding sequence ATGGCCGAGAACCCCCAGCAGCAGCAGGTCCAGCTCCGCATCGACGAGAGCAAGATGCAGACCACCTATGCCAACACGATCCGCAGCAGCACGACCAACGACGAGGTCGTGCTCGACTTCGGCATGAACCTGCCCATGCAGGGCAATGACGGCAAGCCCGTGCTCAACTTCAGCGTCGGCAGCCGCATCGTGACCAACTGGGCCGGCGCCAAGCGCCTGGCGATCTCGATGGGCCAGATGGTCCGCCAGTACGAGGAGCGAAATGGCGAGATCCAGATCAACCGCGGCCAGCCCCAGCCCGGCGCCGAGGGCGGCGATGGCCCGCGCCTGAGCGAGTAA
- a CDS encoding GAF domain-containing protein, with amino-acid sequence MSASTSASSNPSLPGRSSPGGSPAERVAAPGAPSAHEALSDYLDRLLGQLCALSRAQAGLAFIKPGQQRAGGLAAMHVPGGERLAEQLKNDAQLLARLSKLADRAAELAQSQARSQVQPEALAESVTVGGGALYHAQATHRATAVPLVALGHAEGACVVLTPMGEQSNGLADGALVAAAGGFEGFLWSQRAMAEAERTARLRETLEMLDAAQRGASARSMASLFCDELRRRFGCSRVSVGLVQGHDIKAVAISGADTIDRRNPAVEALEAAMDECADQDIEVMFPQSDELAPAERRVVRAHGELSRSFGPSSVVSLPLRVDGDLVGVAVLERDADDPFPPGSLGLLRLVAEFIGPAVWTRRLADRGILAVSRDRVRDLGSAIVGPRHTLLKLVGVLAILVFVVLAALPIPDVVGAEAETKASVQRALTPPYQGFLAWVGVKPGDEVVAGQLLARMDTTEREAQLTQLDAQYAALRTNRENELSRGRMEEAQVLTERLREIDAQLGLLRHQIDKARIVAPIDGRVAGSDLEPWLDAPIAPDTPLLRIVGDQNVVVLRVPERDIAAAQRRLGDDAELLDGTFAARARPEQRLPMRLVRVNPQAEPVSGGNVYLVEAEIDGQAPAWLKPGMTGRARIRDGWTTPLARLVRPLVDRAQMAWWW; translated from the coding sequence ATGAGCGCCTCGACGTCCGCATCATCCAACCCGTCGCTTCCCGGCAGGTCCTCGCCCGGTGGTTCACCCGCCGAGCGGGTCGCGGCTCCGGGTGCGCCCAGTGCGCACGAAGCCCTGAGCGACTACCTCGATCGGCTGCTCGGACAGCTCTGCGCGCTCTCGCGCGCCCAGGCGGGGTTGGCGTTCATCAAGCCTGGGCAGCAGCGGGCCGGCGGGCTCGCAGCGATGCACGTGCCGGGCGGCGAGCGATTGGCCGAGCAACTCAAGAATGATGCGCAGCTCCTCGCGCGGCTCTCGAAGCTCGCCGATCGAGCGGCCGAACTCGCACAGTCGCAAGCCCGTTCGCAGGTGCAGCCTGAAGCGTTGGCCGAGAGCGTGACCGTCGGCGGTGGAGCGCTCTACCACGCCCAGGCTACGCACCGAGCGACCGCCGTGCCGCTCGTGGCACTTGGCCACGCCGAGGGCGCGTGCGTCGTGCTCACTCCGATGGGCGAGCAGAGCAATGGTCTCGCCGATGGCGCATTGGTCGCGGCCGCGGGCGGATTCGAGGGGTTCCTCTGGAGCCAGCGCGCGATGGCCGAGGCCGAACGCACGGCCCGCCTGCGCGAGACGCTTGAGATGCTGGACGCCGCCCAGCGCGGTGCCTCGGCCAGGAGCATGGCGAGCCTCTTCTGCGACGAGCTCCGCCGGCGGTTCGGCTGCTCGCGCGTCTCGGTCGGGTTGGTGCAGGGCCACGACATCAAGGCCGTCGCCATCAGCGGAGCCGACACCATCGACCGGCGCAATCCGGCGGTCGAGGCGCTCGAGGCCGCGATGGACGAGTGCGCTGATCAGGACATCGAGGTGATGTTCCCTCAGAGCGACGAGCTGGCCCCCGCCGAGCGCCGCGTCGTACGCGCTCATGGCGAGCTCTCTCGGAGCTTCGGCCCTTCGAGCGTCGTAAGCCTGCCGCTGCGCGTGGATGGCGACCTAGTCGGCGTCGCCGTGCTGGAGCGCGACGCCGACGACCCGTTCCCGCCCGGCTCGCTCGGCTTGCTCCGCCTCGTCGCCGAATTTATCGGGCCCGCGGTGTGGACGAGGCGCCTGGCCGACCGAGGCATCCTGGCGGTCTCGCGAGATCGCGTGCGCGACCTGGGCTCGGCGATCGTCGGCCCGCGGCACACGCTGCTGAAGCTGGTCGGCGTGCTGGCGATCCTCGTCTTCGTCGTACTCGCGGCGCTTCCGATCCCCGACGTCGTGGGCGCTGAAGCCGAGACCAAGGCTTCCGTGCAACGGGCCCTGACGCCGCCGTACCAGGGCTTCCTCGCCTGGGTGGGCGTGAAGCCGGGCGACGAGGTCGTCGCCGGCCAGCTCTTGGCGCGAATGGACACGACCGAGCGCGAGGCGCAGCTCACCCAGCTCGACGCCCAGTATGCGGCGCTCCGCACGAACCGCGAGAACGAGCTCTCTCGCGGCCGCATGGAGGAAGCCCAGGTCTTGACCGAGCGGCTGCGCGAGATCGACGCCCAACTGGGCCTGCTCCGCCACCAGATCGACAAGGCACGGATCGTCGCCCCCATCGACGGCCGCGTCGCCGGCTCGGACCTCGAACCCTGGCTCGACGCCCCGATCGCTCCCGATACGCCTCTGCTGCGGATCGTGGGCGACCAGAACGTCGTCGTGCTCCGCGTGCCCGAGCGCGACATCGCCGCGGCGCAGCGCCGGCTCGGCGACGACGCCGAGCTGCTCGACGGGACGTTCGCGGCCCGCGCCCGCCCGGAGCAGCGCCTGCCGATGCGGCTGGTCCGCGTCAATCCGCAGGCCGAGCCGGTCAGCGGCGGCAACGTCTACCTGGTCGAGGCCGAGATCGACGGCCAGGCGCCGGCGTGGCTCAAGCCGGGCATGACTGGCCGCGCCCGCATCCGCGACGGCTGGACCACGCCGCTGGCGCGCCTCGTGCGGCCGCTGGTCGACCGGGCCCAGATGGCCTGGTGGTGGTAG